In one Candidatus Binatia bacterium genomic region, the following are encoded:
- the tadA gene encoding tRNA adenosine(34) deaminase TadA codes for MTDDETRLRRALELAEEARRCGDVPIGAILVAGGLVLEAKNEKESRRDPTAHAEMLLLREAARRAGAWRLSEATLYVTKEPCVMCAGAMIAARIKRVVYGARDPKGGADGGAFNILRSPSTNHRIDVTAGVLEAEAAAQLQRFFRERRSESKQV; via the coding sequence ATGACTGACGACGAAACGCGCCTGCGACGCGCGCTCGAGCTGGCGGAGGAAGCGCGACGCTGCGGCGACGTGCCGATCGGCGCGATCCTCGTCGCCGGCGGTCTCGTCCTCGAAGCGAAGAACGAGAAGGAGAGCCGCCGCGATCCTACGGCACACGCCGAGATGCTGCTCTTACGGGAAGCCGCGCGGCGTGCCGGTGCGTGGAGGCTCTCGGAGGCGACGCTCTACGTAACGAAGGAGCCGTGCGTCATGTGCGCCGGCGCGATGATCGCGGCGCGGATCAAACGCGTCGTCTACGGCGCGCGCGACCCGAAGGGCGGGGCCGACGGCGGCGCTTTCAATATCCTCCGCTCGCCGAGCACGAACCACCGCATCGACGTGACGGCCGGAGTTCTGGAAGCGGAAGCTGCAGCGCAGCTGCAGCGCTTCTTCCGAGAGCGCCGCTCGGAGAGCAAGCAGGTATAA
- a CDS encoding efflux RND transporter periplasmic adaptor subunit — translation MKPSARPSPLFPLAFAILAGSGCAARQAPAQAAPFVETSVAAFGEIEPGRQLAGIVAPYQNVAMQSTLAEPADSVLVREGDPVKAGQVLARLDTADLEAQLESDLATANSNRASATHTVYQGSLSIAQGVDTQQTDEAAVAQAKQTLANDRLNLQRDQNLLAQGYISQQSADAQATIVKNDEQALSSANANLASARSTVQANGNLSGGGLQASAVQQSQAQVKVALAQADQVRVQIAKATIVSPIDGVVVNRNINPGEYPGNREIFTLQQVNPIYAVLHASSQQVARIENGAPASIIAVDLSGSQHFAGRVTGVLNEINPGSTDFQVKVLLPNPQQRLRPGMVVQGTIATTPIRGIRVPVSAFTDDNHDAVMTVLPDGSIKTVKVAETASDGTTSVVTGLPAGTRIVSNGQTSVGDGEKVSFQQ, via the coding sequence ATGAAGCCGAGCGCCAGGCCCTCGCCGCTCTTCCCCCTCGCTTTCGCCATCCTGGCCGGAAGCGGCTGCGCGGCGCGCCAAGCCCCCGCGCAGGCGGCCCCGTTCGTAGAGACCTCGGTCGCCGCCTTCGGCGAGATCGAGCCCGGCCGGCAGCTCGCCGGGATCGTCGCCCCGTATCAGAACGTCGCGATGCAGAGCACGCTCGCCGAGCCTGCGGATTCCGTGCTCGTTCGCGAAGGCGATCCCGTAAAAGCGGGGCAGGTGCTTGCGCGGCTCGACACGGCCGATCTCGAGGCGCAACTTGAATCGGACCTCGCAACCGCAAATAGCAATCGGGCCAGCGCCACCCATACCGTCTACCAAGGATCGCTCTCGATCGCGCAGGGCGTGGACACGCAGCAGACCGACGAAGCCGCCGTCGCGCAGGCGAAGCAGACGCTCGCGAACGACCGGCTGAACTTGCAGCGCGACCAGAATCTGCTCGCGCAGGGATACATCTCGCAGCAGTCGGCGGACGCGCAGGCGACGATCGTGAAGAACGACGAGCAAGCGTTGAGCTCGGCGAACGCCAACCTCGCCTCGGCGCGCTCGACGGTGCAGGCGAACGGAAATCTCTCCGGCGGCGGGCTTCAGGCTTCCGCGGTGCAACAGTCGCAGGCGCAGGTGAAGGTAGCGCTCGCGCAGGCCGATCAGGTGCGCGTGCAGATCGCGAAGGCAACGATCGTTTCGCCGATCGACGGCGTCGTCGTCAACCGCAACATCAATCCCGGCGAGTATCCCGGGAATCGAGAGATATTCACGCTGCAGCAGGTCAATCCGATCTACGCCGTGCTGCACGCGTCGAGCCAGCAGGTCGCGCGGATCGAAAACGGCGCGCCTGCGAGCATCATCGCCGTCGATCTCAGCGGCTCGCAGCATTTTGCCGGTCGCGTGACGGGCGTCCTCAACGAGATCAACCCGGGATCGACCGACTTTCAGGTGAAAGTGCTCCTCCCCAACCCACAGCAGCGGCTCCGTCCCGGCATGGTCGTGCAGGGCACGATCGCGACGACGCCGATTCGCGGCATACGCGTCCCGGTGAGCGCCTTCACCGACGACAACCACGACGCGGTCATGACCGTCCTGCCCGACGGCAGCATCAAGACCGTCAAGGTCGCCGAAACCGCAAGCGACGGCACGACGTCGGTCGTCACCGGATTGCCCGCGGGCACTCGCATCGTAAGCAACGGTCAGACGAGCGTGGGAGACGGAGAGAAGGTCTCGTTCCAGCAGTGA
- the aroA gene encoding 3-phosphoshikimate 1-carboxyvinyltransferase, whose protein sequence is MAAKVVIFQPGPLRGEVGVPGDKSISHRALIAGACCNEPLRIARLNQGRDVLATREALTALGARIEADGDGVVVHGGRLHSPPGALECMNSGSTARMLLGVCAGANVAARFDGDESLRSRPMEPVAAQLRAFGARIETTGGRLPLAIAGTPEIETRRFILLEPSAQVKSALLFAGLFAGVSVDVTGDRGSRDHTERLLRYLAAEIEWNGREIRLGEARPASRPIEVAGDFSAAAFLITAAAVTPGSSIVVRDVGTNPTRTGLLDALLAMGAAVELRRPRTLCGEPVADVAVEWRPLRGTTVSEGVALRAVDEIPLIAAAGAFAAGATAISGVAGLRAKESDRIAAIERLTAAVGVEASFERGVLTVRGGRPAPTGAAIETQGDHRIAMTAAVLACGAGRISADGEESLDVSFPGFRAALDGLQRG, encoded by the coding sequence ATGGCCGCCAAGGTCGTGATTTTTCAGCCCGGGCCGCTGCGCGGCGAGGTCGGCGTTCCCGGGGATAAGTCGATCTCCCATCGGGCGCTCATCGCCGGCGCCTGCTGCAACGAGCCGTTGCGCATCGCTCGGCTCAACCAGGGGCGCGACGTGCTTGCGACGCGCGAGGCGCTGACGGCGCTCGGCGCGCGCATCGAAGCCGATGGCGACGGCGTCGTCGTCCACGGCGGGCGATTGCACTCGCCGCCGGGCGCCCTGGAGTGCATGAACTCGGGCTCGACGGCGAGGATGCTCCTTGGCGTCTGCGCCGGCGCGAACGTAGCCGCTCGCTTCGATGGGGACGAATCCTTGCGATCCCGTCCGATGGAGCCCGTCGCCGCACAACTGCGAGCGTTCGGAGCGAGAATCGAGACGACGGGAGGTCGGCTCCCGCTCGCGATCGCCGGCACGCCGGAGATCGAGACGCGGCGCTTCATCCTGCTTGAACCCTCCGCCCAAGTGAAGTCCGCGCTGCTCTTTGCCGGTCTCTTCGCGGGCGTGAGCGTCGACGTGACCGGCGATCGCGGCTCGCGCGACCACACGGAGCGTCTCTTGCGCTACCTCGCCGCCGAGATCGAATGGAACGGCCGCGAGATCCGTCTGGGGGAGGCGCGTCCAGCGAGCAGGCCGATCGAGGTCGCCGGCGACTTCTCCGCCGCAGCCTTCCTCATAACGGCGGCGGCGGTGACGCCGGGGAGCTCGATCGTCGTGAGGGACGTCGGAACGAATCCAACCCGGACCGGCCTGCTCGACGCACTGCTCGCCATGGGGGCCGCGGTGGAGCTTCGGCGGCCGCGGACGCTCTGCGGCGAGCCCGTGGCGGACGTCGCCGTCGAATGGCGCCCACTCCGGGGCACGACGGTATCGGAGGGCGTCGCCCTCCGGGCGGTCGACGAGATCCCGCTCATCGCGGCCGCGGGCGCCTTCGCAGCGGGAGCTACTGCGATCTCCGGCGTCGCAGGTCTGCGGGCCAAAGAGTCGGATCGGATCGCCGCCATCGAGCGGCTGACGGCCGCCGTCGGCGTCGAGGCCAGTTTCGAGCGTGGAGTCCTGACCGTCCGCGGAGGCCGGCCCGCGCCGACCGGCGCCGCCATCGAGACGCAAGGCGACCACCGCATCGCCATGACGGCTGCGGTTCTGGCCTGCGGGGCGGGGCGGATATCGGCGGACGGCGAGGAGAGCCTCGACGTCAGTTTCCCGGGCTTTCGAGCGGCCTTGGACGGCCTGCAGCGGGGTTAG
- a CDS encoding efflux RND transporter permease subunit translates to MNFSLTRLFINRPTLVFVIVSLMIFAGLLSTATIVKQLYPDVTQPTVTISVGYSGASVTEMRDNIVQPIEQSLAGTADLQTFNSVVQQGQATITAIFDISSDTATDLALTNKAIQSAERYLPTNLTPPTVNLYDPTQSVVVTLAIYSEKLSLSRLALYAVNVIAPQIEQVPGISFVNVGGSVTPAYEVVVDPVRLAAANLTLNDVVGTLQTDNQRVPGGFAYEPNRQTTIDIRGDIQSLDSVRNLAIVRAGGALASVANSTGAQVEDYKGGMAALPGVVNPWSASNSVVRVGDVATVTESYEPRLQYAHISGETGLFMQVQKSANGSEVDASNNVLRALPQIEKQFPEIHFRVINVQSKFTNQQIQIVTRTLILAIVLTGLAMVFFLRSWRSAIVVCVSIPTSLAIAVTAMKLLHLTIDTISLLGMSLVIGILVDDSTVVLENIERHFTELEQPPEEAAVRGREEIGAAAVVITLVDVVVFFPIAFIQGQVGRQIAEFAIVVVISTLTSLFVSFTITPTLAGLWALRSHWKPWGIVDWFGRKFDETRNWYTQRVLPWSLAHGRAVALFCAGSTVLALALVGFGAVGEEFIPQVDRGEIYLQLVYPIGTPIATVENGTFDLEKKILGTPDTFANTAVAGAYAASFGGFVAQSNVGQIHIWLKDKRRHPTSYWVTQFRDLAQKNLPQDVTAVVVPATSTAGGNAQPIDFLVTDVTGGDPTSYALQVERLLEKVPGAISVNSSGTQLAPEISIQFDRNKAQALGVDLGQAAQAAGAAFGGSVATQFETTSGLEQVQVIYPQSYQTSIDALKSVAIRSSSGGLVYLGDIARFESTPTSPLITRTNRNNVIHVSANYARNSSLSAVERGLIKRLPSLHLPPNIVVRPAPLGQQDFMHQTLVGMGLSMIVSIVLVYLLMVALYNSYVSPLIIIFSVPVAAIGAIGALFLTHRTLNLFSLIGTILLIGIATKNGILLVDYANTLRARGLDKLSAITESAHTRFRPIIMTSFSVMAGNVPLALALDPGSASRSSLGMVVIGGVFSSLVLTLLLIPNVYMWVAPTELERKPARAYRSSVDLEPRLERQSR, encoded by the coding sequence GTGAACTTTAGCCTGACCAGGCTCTTCATCAATCGGCCGACGCTGGTCTTCGTCATCGTCTCGCTCATGATCTTCGCCGGCCTCCTTTCGACCGCAACGATCGTGAAGCAGCTCTACCCGGACGTCACGCAGCCGACGGTCACGATATCCGTCGGCTACAGCGGCGCCTCGGTGACGGAGATGCGCGACAACATCGTGCAGCCGATCGAGCAGAGCCTGGCCGGAACGGCCGATCTCCAAACGTTTAACTCCGTCGTGCAGCAAGGCCAGGCGACGATCACCGCGATCTTCGACATCAGCTCAGACACCGCGACCGACCTCGCGTTGACGAATAAGGCCATTCAATCGGCGGAACGCTACCTGCCGACGAACCTTACGCCGCCGACGGTAAACCTCTACGATCCGACGCAGTCGGTCGTCGTCACGCTCGCGATCTACTCCGAGAAGCTCTCGCTCTCGCGACTCGCGCTCTACGCCGTCAACGTTATCGCGCCGCAGATCGAGCAAGTGCCGGGGATCTCGTTCGTCAACGTCGGCGGCTCGGTCACCCCCGCCTACGAGGTCGTCGTCGACCCCGTCCGGCTCGCCGCAGCGAACCTGACGCTCAACGACGTGGTCGGCACGCTCCAAACCGACAACCAGCGCGTTCCCGGCGGCTTTGCTTACGAGCCGAACCGCCAGACCACGATCGACATTCGGGGCGACATTCAAAGCCTCGACAGCGTCCGCAACCTCGCGATCGTTCGCGCGGGCGGCGCGCTCGCATCGGTCGCGAACTCGACGGGCGCCCAAGTCGAGGATTATAAAGGCGGCATGGCGGCGCTCCCCGGCGTCGTCAATCCGTGGAGCGCGAGCAACTCGGTCGTTCGAGTCGGCGACGTCGCAACGGTGACGGAGAGCTACGAGCCTCGCCTCCAATACGCGCATATCAGCGGCGAGACCGGGCTGTTCATGCAGGTGCAGAAGAGCGCGAACGGCAGCGAGGTCGACGCGTCGAACAACGTCCTCCGGGCGCTTCCGCAGATCGAGAAGCAATTTCCCGAGATACACTTCCGCGTCATCAACGTCCAATCGAAGTTCACCAACCAGCAGATTCAGATCGTCACGCGGACTCTGATCCTTGCGATCGTGCTGACCGGCCTCGCGATGGTATTCTTCCTGCGGTCGTGGCGCAGCGCGATCGTCGTCTGCGTCTCGATTCCGACCTCGCTCGCGATCGCCGTGACGGCGATGAAGCTCCTGCACCTCACGATCGACACGATCTCGCTCCTCGGGATGTCGCTCGTGATCGGCATCCTCGTGGACGATTCCACCGTCGTGCTGGAGAACATCGAGCGCCACTTCACCGAGCTCGAGCAGCCGCCGGAGGAAGCGGCGGTCCGAGGCCGCGAGGAGATCGGCGCCGCCGCCGTCGTGATCACGCTCGTGGACGTCGTCGTCTTTTTCCCAATCGCATTCATTCAGGGCCAGGTCGGCCGGCAGATTGCGGAATTCGCGATCGTCGTCGTCATCTCGACGCTCACCTCGCTCTTCGTATCCTTCACGATCACGCCGACGCTTGCCGGTCTCTGGGCGCTGCGATCGCACTGGAAGCCCTGGGGCATCGTCGATTGGTTCGGGCGAAAGTTCGACGAGACGCGGAACTGGTACACGCAACGCGTCCTGCCCTGGAGCCTCGCGCACGGCCGCGCGGTCGCGCTCTTCTGCGCGGGGAGCACCGTGCTCGCGCTGGCACTCGTCGGCTTCGGCGCCGTCGGCGAGGAGTTCATTCCGCAAGTGGATCGCGGCGAGATATACCTTCAACTGGTCTATCCCATCGGCACGCCGATCGCGACGGTCGAGAACGGCACGTTCGATCTGGAAAAAAAGATTTTGGGCACGCCCGACACGTTCGCGAACACCGCGGTCGCCGGGGCGTACGCCGCCTCGTTCGGCGGGTTCGTCGCGCAGAGCAACGTCGGGCAGATCCACATCTGGCTCAAGGACAAACGGCGTCACCCAACGTCGTACTGGGTCACGCAGTTTCGCGATCTCGCGCAGAAGAATCTGCCGCAGGACGTAACCGCCGTCGTCGTCCCGGCCACCTCGACCGCCGGGGGCAACGCGCAGCCCATAGACTTTCTCGTAACCGACGTGACCGGCGGCGACCCGACGTCGTACGCGCTGCAAGTGGAGAGGCTGCTGGAGAAAGTGCCGGGCGCGATAAGCGTCAACAGCAGCGGGACGCAGCTCGCCCCGGAGATCTCGATTCAGTTCGATCGCAATAAGGCCCAGGCGCTCGGCGTCGATCTCGGGCAGGCGGCCCAGGCGGCGGGCGCGGCGTTCGGAGGCAGCGTTGCGACGCAGTTCGAGACGACCTCGGGGCTCGAGCAAGTGCAGGTGATCTATCCGCAGAGTTACCAGACGAGCATCGATGCTCTCAAGTCCGTCGCGATCCGCTCCTCGAGCGGCGGGCTCGTCTATCTCGGCGACATCGCGCGCTTCGAATCGACGCCGACCTCGCCGCTGATCACGCGGACGAATCGCAACAACGTCATCCACGTCTCGGCCAACTATGCCCGAAACTCGTCGCTCTCGGCCGTCGAGCGCGGCCTGATCAAGCGGCTCCCTTCGCTCCATCTGCCGCCGAACATCGTCGTGCGCCCGGCCCCGCTCGGCCAGCAGGACTTCATGCACCAGACGCTCGTCGGCATGGGGCTCTCGATGATCGTCTCGATCGTCCTCGTCTACCTGCTGATGGTCGCGCTCTACAACAGCTACGTCTCGCCGCTCATCATCATCTTCTCGGTTCCGGTCGCCGCGATCGGCGCGATCGGAGCGCTCTTCCTAACGCATCGTACGCTCAACCTCTTCTCGCTGATCGGAACGATTCTCCTGATCGGCATAGCGACGAAGAACGGGATACTCTTGGTGGACTATGCCAACACCCTGCGAGCGCGCGGCCTCGACAAGCTTTCCGCCATTACGGAGAGCGCCCACACGAGGTTCCGCCCGATCATCATGACGAGCTTCTCGGTGATGGCCGGCAACGTTCCGCTCGCGCTCGCGCTCGATCCGGGATCCGCCTCGCGGTCCAGCCTCGGCATGGTCGTAATCGGGGGCGTCTTCAGCTCGCTGGTGCTGACGCTGCTGCTGATCCCGAACGTTTATATGTGGGTAGCGCCTACGGAGTTGGAGCGGAAGCCGGCACGGGCGTACCGCTCAAGCGTGGATCTGGAGCCTCGGTTGGAAAGGCAATCTCGCTGA
- a CDS encoding FmdB family zinc ribbon protein, translating to MPLYDYACTKCGRVHEVRHGFDETYGEPCEACGAPLRRVFNPAPVLFKGSGFYVTDSRGSTSGSSVKSDTAAEKPKEEPPKPSPSAKAEPAA from the coding sequence ATGCCGCTCTATGACTATGCCTGCACGAAGTGCGGCCGCGTCCACGAGGTGCGCCACGGCTTCGACGAGACCTACGGCGAGCCGTGCGAGGCCTGTGGGGCGCCCCTGCGCCGCGTCTTCAATCCGGCCCCGGTCCTGTTCAAGGGCTCGGGCTTCTACGTAACCGATTCGAGGGGATCGACATCGGGCTCGAGCGTCAAGAGCGATACCGCGGCCGAGAAGCCGAAAGAAGAGCCGCCGAAGCCCTCGCCGTCCGCCAAAGCGGAGCCCGCAGCCTAA
- a CDS encoding response regulator transcription factor, protein MSEGEPPRVLVVDDERGLRELLELGLGQAGFSVRSVTEESAAFAVLESWQPDVIVLDVMLPGRDGFELLPEIRRLTTAPVVMLTARTEVAQRVAGLSAGADDYVGKPFDLEELVARLRTLLRRPQIERRETLTYEDLSIDVPSRAVYRGNRRIELSAREFDLLRVFAENAGEVLTRSQLLDMVWGIDRDVIPNTVETYVSFLRAKIDSGESVKLIQTLRGAGYALRAAAP, encoded by the coding sequence ATGAGCGAGGGTGAGCCGCCGCGCGTCCTGGTCGTCGACGACGAACGGGGCCTGCGCGAGCTGCTCGAACTCGGGCTGGGACAAGCCGGTTTCTCGGTCCGCAGCGTGACCGAGGAGTCGGCCGCATTTGCGGTGCTCGAGTCGTGGCAGCCGGACGTGATCGTCCTCGACGTCATGCTCCCCGGTCGCGATGGGTTCGAGCTGCTTCCCGAGATACGGCGGCTGACGACCGCGCCCGTCGTAATGCTCACGGCGCGCACCGAGGTTGCCCAGCGCGTCGCCGGCCTCTCCGCGGGGGCCGACGATTACGTCGGCAAACCGTTCGACCTCGAAGAGTTGGTCGCACGGCTACGGACGCTTCTGCGGCGCCCGCAGATCGAACGGCGCGAGACTTTGACCTACGAGGATCTCAGCATAGACGTTCCCAGTCGCGCTGTCTACCGAGGCAACCGCCGCATCGAGCTCTCGGCGCGGGAGTTCGATCTTCTTCGCGTCTTCGCGGAGAATGCGGGAGAGGTGCTCACCCGCTCGCAGCTGCTCGATATGGTCTGGGGCATCGATCGCGACGTGATCCCGAACACCGTCGAGACCTACGTCTCGTTTCTTCGCGCGAAGATCGATAGCGGCGAGTCCGTAAAGCTCATTCAAACGCTGCGTGGCGCCGGCTACGCGTTGCGTGCGGCCGCGCCGTGA
- a CDS encoding HAMP domain-containing sensor histidine kinase, whose amino-acid sequence MSTRLARRIQTLAAIEISLLLSALLIAGALLAFGFYIHTLQNELSGTRAQLLAALSRAPLPNARAGGNFAGSLLLGTGSEIVFLDATTRVTVYRFHRADPQPIVVVRNRGDLSGDPRPSGPLTRVILGLATAFGLQSLYAHVGALYIIVKSNDLTLVSSVRAFALPLLVALLVAVALGFMIARVLTRQALRPLDDVTAALQRFASGDLTPQLIAADQRHELGALAAAYNGAIEQMERAFAARDRANSGMRQFIADAGHQLRTPLTVVQGFIAILRRGGFESPPDRDRILDTMNDQSRIMGSLIDKLILLERWESVDGEPPAAPIDVGTLVADLVAPIADAHPNRRFALATPPGILASIDPTELGHVVTNLADNALKYGVGEITIAVRSQRGDAVIEVADQGPGIASSDSTRVFDRFYRGAQRDVSGSGLGLAIVKRAVERAHGTISLDTSPSGSRFTVRLPLRPSSFDTRASRAAQVDTRNSR is encoded by the coding sequence GTGAGCACGCGGCTCGCGCGCCGGATCCAGACGCTCGCCGCGATCGAGATCTCGCTGCTGCTCTCCGCACTGCTGATCGCCGGCGCGCTGCTCGCCTTCGGCTTCTATATCCACACGCTCCAGAACGAGTTGAGCGGCACGCGAGCGCAACTGCTCGCCGCGCTCTCGCGAGCGCCGTTGCCGAACGCGCGGGCGGGAGGCAACTTCGCCGGATCGCTCCTGCTCGGAACGGGCAGCGAGATCGTCTTTCTCGACGCGACGACGCGCGTGACGGTCTATCGCTTCCACCGCGCGGATCCGCAGCCGATCGTCGTCGTGCGAAACCGCGGCGACCTTTCGGGCGATCCTCGTCCCTCCGGCCCGCTCACGCGGGTCATTCTCGGGCTCGCGACGGCCTTCGGTCTTCAATCGCTCTACGCACACGTCGGAGCGCTCTACATCATCGTCAAGAGCAACGACCTTACGCTCGTCTCGAGCGTCCGCGCCTTCGCGCTTCCGCTGCTCGTCGCGCTCCTCGTCGCCGTCGCGTTGGGCTTCATGATCGCGCGCGTTCTAACGCGGCAGGCGCTGCGGCCGCTCGACGACGTAACGGCCGCGCTCCAGCGCTTCGCGTCCGGCGACCTCACGCCGCAGCTCATCGCGGCCGACCAGCGCCACGAATTAGGGGCGCTGGCCGCCGCCTACAACGGGGCGATCGAACAGATGGAACGCGCGTTTGCGGCCCGCGACCGAGCGAACTCCGGGATGCGGCAGTTCATCGCGGACGCCGGGCACCAGTTGCGAACGCCGCTGACCGTCGTACAGGGCTTCATTGCGATCCTGCGGCGCGGCGGCTTCGAGAGCCCGCCCGACCGCGATCGCATCCTCGACACGATGAACGATCAGAGCCGCATCATGGGCTCGCTCATCGATAAGCTCATCCTCCTCGAACGGTGGGAGAGCGTCGACGGAGAACCGCCCGCCGCGCCGATCGACGTCGGCACGCTCGTCGCCGATCTCGTCGCGCCGATCGCCGACGCGCATCCGAATCGCCGGTTCGCGCTCGCGACGCCGCCCGGAATACTCGCCTCGATCGATCCGACGGAGCTCGGGCACGTCGTGACCAACCTGGCAGACAACGCCCTGAAATACGGCGTCGGTGAGATCACGATCGCGGTGCGCTCGCAGCGCGGCGACGCGGTAATCGAGGTCGCCGATCAAGGCCCCGGCATCGCCTCGAGCGACTCCACTCGCGTCTTCGATCGGTTCTATCGGGGCGCGCAGCGCGACGTCTCCGGCTCCGGACTCGGCCTCGCCATCGTAAAGCGCGCGGTCGAACGCGCGCACGGCACCATATCGCTCGACACTAGCCCGTCAGGCTCACGCTTCACGGTCCGCTTACCCCTGCGCCCTTCGTCCTTCGACACGCGCGCTTCGCGCGCGGCTCAGGTTGACACCAGAAATTCACGATGA
- a CDS encoding M20 family metallopeptidase, translating to MVTSLAMVTEVNDALAARIVELRRSIHRRPELGFEEHETAALVERELDALGIEHRRAAGTGIVARIEGAKPGAVAGLRADMDALPIGERTGLPFASEIAGKMHACGHDAHTAMLLGAAHVLSKGKADLHGSVVLIFQPAEEGPGGALPMIEEGALDRWGVEAIAMLHVDSKLDVGTIGVRHGPANASADEFHLTIHGSGGHGGYPHRAIDAIPAAAAVVLALQNIVARESDPLASAVVTVGTIEGGYRNNIIADEVKLSGTLRAHDPVVRDELETRLRRIVTGVASAYNVEVEIRVIRGYPPVVNDAGLAASFTRYARERSSLRFADAPPTMGAEDFSYFAERVPGLMIWLGVRSESSGAIHPGHSALFRIDEAALRLGVETLTLFAVGVTSGEISS from the coding sequence GTGGTAACTTCGCTCGCAATGGTGACCGAGGTAAACGATGCCCTAGCCGCGCGAATCGTCGAGCTGCGGCGGTCGATTCATCGCCGGCCGGAGCTCGGCTTCGAGGAGCACGAGACGGCCGCGCTCGTCGAGCGCGAACTCGACGCGCTCGGAATCGAGCACCGGCGAGCCGCCGGAACGGGGATCGTCGCGCGAATCGAAGGCGCGAAGCCGGGAGCGGTCGCCGGGCTGCGCGCCGACATGGACGCGCTGCCGATCGGGGAGCGCACCGGGCTGCCCTTCGCCTCGGAGATCGCGGGGAAGATGCACGCCTGCGGACACGACGCGCACACCGCGATGCTGCTCGGCGCCGCGCACGTTCTCTCGAAAGGCAAAGCGGATCTGCACGGCAGCGTCGTCCTGATCTTCCAGCCGGCCGAAGAAGGTCCCGGCGGCGCGCTGCCGATGATCGAAGAAGGCGCGCTCGATCGCTGGGGCGTCGAGGCGATCGCGATGCTGCACGTCGACTCGAAGCTCGACGTCGGAACGATCGGCGTTCGGCACGGCCCCGCAAACGCATCTGCCGACGAATTTCACCTGACGATTCACGGCAGCGGAGGGCACGGCGGTTACCCGCACCGTGCGATCGACGCGATCCCCGCCGCCGCCGCGGTCGTGCTGGCGCTACAGAACATTGTCGCGCGCGAAAGCGATCCTCTTGCGAGCGCGGTCGTTACCGTCGGCACGATCGAGGGCGGGTATCGCAACAACATCATCGCCGACGAAGTGAAGCTTAGCGGCACGCTGCGCGCGCACGATCCCGTCGTGCGCGACGAACTCGAAACGCGCCTGCGCCGCATCGTTACGGGCGTCGCGTCGGCGTACAACGTCGAGGTAGAGATACGCGTGATTCGCGGCTATCCGCCGGTCGTCAACGACGCCGGCCTCGCGGCGAGCTTTACGCGCTACGCGCGCGAGCGCAGCTCGCTGCGGTTCGCGGACGCGCCCCCGACGATGGGCGCGGAAGACTTCTCGTACTTCGCGGAGCGCGTTCCCGGCCTCATGATCTGGCTCGGCGTTCGCAGCGAATCTTCCGGAGCGATTCATCCGGGTCACAGCGCGCTCTTTCGGATCGACGAGGCGGCGCTGCGGCTCGGCGTTGAGACGTTAACGCTTTTTGCCGTCGGGGTGACGAGCGGTGAAATCAGTTCATAA